Below is a window of Cytophaga hutchinsonii ATCC 33406 DNA.
TCATACAATGCATGGGCTCGTAGTTTAAATATCCCTGTATTTAATCTGAAAACCAATCATCCTTAAAAGTATTATACATTACTCAATGCATTTATCTTTTGCGATCGACACAATCACAGACCGTCCATCGATACTAGTTATATTGGAAGTTGATTTCCGATTAAATCCAGACATATGTAAGAACTGGTTTTATATGCAATGGAAGATCCTGCCTGGCGACGTAGAAGCTGATAAAACAAATAGCTTCGCAGATATTGTCTGCGAAGCTATTTCAAATCTATAGTGGAATTTATAATCCGGTTATCAATGTTTATAAAAACTTGGGCAAGGCATTCTTTTCATTGGCTTACGTTTCTTTGTAGGCTTATGAATATAGGTGATGCTAAGTTCATGCGCGCCGCCCGGACCGGCAGCTGTTAATTTAGACACGGTTAAATCATAACTATATCCGAAGTTCCATGTCTTATACATCCACCCAATTAAAAACACAACAGATTCTCTGTTCGGAACTGTTTTTTCATAATGTTTGATTGGAATACCTCTATACCATATTCCAGCCATCAGATGCTGGTACATACCATACACACCTACATCCAATTGATCTGCTTTGCCCTGAGATTTGTAATGAAATGTGGGTGTAATGCTGATTTCAGTTACATCGTCTGTATATGCTAAGTATTTACGTTTAGCAAGAATGATTTTATACCCCCCCGTCAATTGGAAGTTCATTGCAAGTTTATCCGGTGCAGCACCAGCAAACGATTGCGTTGGTGTATTCAAATGCTGTACAGAAAATCCACCCCAAAGTTTATCGGAATAAACGACCGTTCCAGCTGAAAAATCAGCATACAGCTGACTGCTTATACCTGTCTGATAATTTCCTCCTCCTATGTAACTGGTAGTTGAATCTCTGAACTGACTTGGATACCGTAAACCGTTATAATCAAGGGTACGCTGTACACCAGTTGCCTGCAAACCTAAACGTGCTGTAAACTTTTCTGAAAGAGGAATTTCGTAGGAATATAAAAAAGAGAATTGCGTGGATGCATAAATACTCGCTCCCTGTATATCACGTACAATCTGAAACCCTAAACCGCTTTTGTATTTCTCTAAATACGTATCGCCGGCAGCATAATACGTTTTATAATTGGCATCAAGGCCCAGCCATTGTAAACGCGTTAATACAGTAGCTCTTGTTGCATGCACACTACCCGCAAATGCCGGATTATGAAACATTGGTACGGAATAAAATTGTGAAAATTGTATATCCTGACCTTTTGAGACATTATATGTGGTAAAACATACAACAATAAGAGTAACCAGAAATATGCGTAAGCAAATTTTACTAAACATTAATACTATATTTAGATGTAATACCTTCAAATATACGTAAATAATGTTTTTATTTCCCAATTGGAAATTTATTGATGCCATTTACCAGATAGAGTTTCTCATGAGCATTATACGTCAAGCGTTTATTTTACATAAAGAATTATGCGTTTACTTTTTATAGCTTCGTTCGTTTATTCTGAATCCGCAGATTGAAAACGTATAAATTATTAAAATTGTTGATAGTTTATATCTAAAAATTCAATTAAATAGATAAATAACTGTTACCAATTGGGTGCAAACTGTATATAATATATTAGATGGTCTATTTATTTTTATTGCTGTTTTATTTTATACTGCATACGCATATGTTGATAGAACTTTTTATTGAAAGCACGTTAGAAAAATCATATACACATAAATGTAGTGTCTTTAGTAAGAATAATTCAAGATTCTATTTTAAAAAAGCCAGTTCTTTTAAAAATACAGGTAATAAATTGAGAAGATACTCTTATACTTGTTATAAAGCTCCATAAAACTGCCTATAAACAGATAACTAACATACAATCCGGCAATTATAAAATTTTTAATGATTTTATAAGGAATAAAATTGAATAGTTACACGTACATTACGGTATAGGATTATTTCACCGAGTAATGTAGCTTTGTTTTCTATCTTTGGCTCAGATTGGCAAGAAGTTATGCAGGCATTGAATTATTTCTGGATACAACAACCAACGCGGGTTAATAATACTATTGTTGGTGATACCGGCGGATAAACCCTTTACTAAGCCATTAAATCATTCAATAAAATATTGTCAAATATTACATATAACAAAATGAAAAAAATCCTCTGCTTATTTATCCTCTCATTTATTTTTATTGTTTATGTAAATACAGAAATACAAGCGCAGTGTCCGGCTGTTCCAACCTGTACCAAAACAGCGGTTGCAGGTACGAGCTATACACTTACAGCATCCGATGTGCTTTGTATCAGTTCAAATTACAATTCAGGAAACATTACCATTAATGGCGGTACTGTTATTGTTCAATCCGGAGGTACGCTTGGTATAAGCCCTTCCATTACTACGGGAACTATAAACATAGCTACCGGAGGTACGTTGACAAGTGATATCTCAGCAAGTTCTTCTGCTACCCTTAATAATTGCGGTAAGATATCAGGCACACGTTCCATCAATCCAAACATTGCCCTTAATAACTACGGAAATAACGATGGCGCTTTGTTAAGTTTAAAACAGGATAATGGATTTACGCTTAATAACTATGGTAAAAATTTATCTGTAAGCATTGATGGAAACCCGAACGGTAACTTTACAATTAACAATGCAGTTGGTGCAACAATAACATCACTTGCTACTACCCACCCTACTTCCGGATTAAAAGCAGGTAGTGTGATAACAAATCTAGGTGCAATTAATCTTACTTCTGATATTTTGTGGGAAGGTACTATTAACAATGGTAATGCAAGTGGTTCGCAACAAGGGACAATAACAACTGCAACAGGTGTTCAGGTTGAATTCAGAGGCCCCTGGACAATAAATAATAATCCAAGTTCAACGATACAAATAGACAAAATCTATTTAAATAACCTGTCCAGTCCGGGGCAAGGTGCATTACTAAGCGATCAAAGTGTGTTGTCCGTGAATACAATCGTTGGTAACAATATTGTAAATCCTATTAAAGGAATCGGGGGATGTTCTTATTTCAAA
It encodes the following:
- a CDS encoding PorP/SprF family type IX secretion system membrane protein; amino-acid sequence: MFSKICLRIFLVTLIVVCFTTYNVSKGQDIQFSQFYSVPMFHNPAFAGSVHATRATVLTRLQWLGLDANYKTYYAAGDTYLEKYKSGLGFQIVRDIQGASIYASTQFSFLYSYEIPLSEKFTARLGLQATGVQRTLDYNGLRYPSQFRDSTTSYIGGGNYQTGISSQLYADFSAGTVVYSDKLWGGFSVQHLNTPTQSFAGAAPDKLAMNFQLTGGYKIILAKRKYLAYTDDVTEISITPTFHYKSQGKADQLDVGVYGMYQHLMAGIWYRGIPIKHYEKTVPNRESVVFLIGWMYKTWNFGYSYDLTVSKLTAAGPGGAHELSITYIHKPTKKRKPMKRMPCPSFYKH